In Nostoc sp. CENA543, a single genomic region encodes these proteins:
- a CDS encoding TetR/AcrR family transcriptional regulator: MVRNKLETTPMRRQPQQKRSQERVEKILQAAAEVFVEVGYEAATTHMIAARAKTAVGSLYQFFPDKLAIFHALEARHMEQVTKINTEMMQSADKQKPLSEFIERMVNTYAEYFDNPMSRIVYIQYFVAPGMFQLFDETFNQQLIQQLAAFFREWNPELAVEKSEFLAETVHICYNALLLNALRQDKHERQARYAEIKALLVAYLTPHAQPTATQVMKVMICPYCHSSRLSKNGHRHGKQRYLCKDCGKQFLERGN; encoded by the coding sequence ATGGTGAGGAATAAACTAGAAACTACCCCAATGCGTCGTCAACCGCAGCAAAAACGCTCTCAAGAACGCGTCGAGAAGATTTTGCAAGCAGCCGCAGAAGTGTTTGTAGAGGTGGGATATGAAGCTGCAACTACTCATATGATTGCAGCGAGGGCAAAGACGGCTGTTGGTTCTCTATATCAGTTTTTCCCTGATAAATTGGCAATTTTTCATGCTTTAGAAGCGCGTCACATGGAACAGGTGACAAAGATTAATACGGAAATGATGCAGTCAGCAGACAAGCAAAAGCCACTATCAGAGTTTATTGAACGTATGGTGAATACCTACGCAGAATACTTTGACAATCCCATGTCCCGTATTGTGTACATCCAGTATTTTGTTGCGCCGGGGATGTTTCAGCTATTTGACGAAACTTTTAATCAGCAGTTAATTCAACAACTTGCAGCTTTTTTTCGTGAGTGGAATCCTGAGTTAGCCGTCGAAAAAAGCGAATTTTTAGCTGAGACGGTTCACATTTGCTACAACGCTTTACTGCTCAATGCTTTACGTCAAGATAAACACGAAAGACAAGCTCGTTATGCTGAAATTAAGGCTTTATTAGTCGCATATTTGACACCGCACGCACAACCAACAGCGACACAGGTAATGAAAGTAATGATATGTCCGTACTGCCATTCATCCAGGTTATCGAAAAATGGGCATCGTCACGGGAAGCAACGCTATCTCTGCAAGGACTGTGGTAAACAGTTTTTGGAAAGAGGTAATTAG
- a CDS encoding DUF2357 domain-containing protein, producing MDLHHTSKLVFLNHDGKKIKAPLEWQPAYLEVLIPLENRREVQVYLQGQKLPLYLRELAGQDRVLADWKRSNPGYYRIQLEYQNDIEEKVITVLPQKISSEAFAQMLEDLDTRLPTSVAIGLQKAGALAGLKLPQLHEHTLAQEMVILCRAIKGTGNRPGLTKILSRLASEHHKILKTNEVWVRKEQVRKPSSSNLIHAFSKGHNLDKSGQPIRLLDTRVEHSVDVYENQLVKLFFELVSLRLRRVKNACEANDNHLLLDEVTTLTSELKKARHKALFFNKVSQLKYLPTQITMVLLKVPAYHAALEGYLEFIRSPAVYLDNPDVNAPLENLDKLYQIWGTLWVIVILLEVAEQTGYNIEEQRLVGKDKTGIFVRVFPNGQPVLVLTHPQHKTIVKLIPERTYGTSGELYSSSYTKRPDIALEIQLSDGSHFVYIFDPKYKFESENPDTISRESKPTRQDIDKMHAYSHAIRDRDGRQVVNYAAILYPGSYMPYPKAEIEALPAYPGNEAELRTHLHRILTQALNWRC from the coding sequence ATGGATTTACATCATACTTCTAAACTTGTTTTTCTCAACCATGACGGTAAAAAGATAAAAGCTCCTTTAGAATGGCAACCAGCTTATTTAGAAGTTCTCATACCTTTAGAAAATCGGCGAGAGGTGCAGGTTTACTTACAAGGACAAAAACTCCCATTGTATCTAAGGGAATTAGCTGGACAAGACCGAGTATTAGCTGATTGGAAACGTTCAAACCCTGGCTATTATCGAATCCAACTTGAGTATCAGAATGATATTGAAGAAAAAGTTATCACAGTTCTGCCTCAGAAAATTAGCAGTGAAGCTTTTGCTCAAATGTTAGAAGACCTTGATACTCGTCTTCCAACTTCAGTTGCAATAGGCTTACAAAAAGCTGGTGCTTTAGCTGGGTTAAAACTACCACAACTGCATGAACATACTTTAGCTCAAGAAATGGTTATTTTATGCCGAGCTATTAAAGGTACAGGAAATAGACCAGGATTAACTAAAATTTTATCTAGGCTTGCTAGTGAACATCATAAAATTTTAAAAACTAATGAAGTCTGGGTAAGAAAAGAGCAAGTTCGTAAACCTTCAAGCAGTAATCTTATTCACGCTTTTTCTAAAGGTCATAACTTAGATAAAAGTGGGCAACCCATTCGTCTACTTGATACAAGAGTTGAACACAGTGTAGATGTTTACGAAAACCAATTAGTTAAGTTATTTTTTGAATTAGTAAGTTTAAGACTAAGAAGAGTAAAAAATGCTTGCGAAGCCAATGATAATCATTTGCTTTTAGATGAAGTAACCACTTTAACGTCTGAACTTAAAAAAGCTAGACATAAAGCTTTGTTTTTCAATAAAGTCAGCCAACTTAAATATTTACCTACTCAAATAACAATGGTTCTACTAAAAGTTCCTGCTTATCATGCTGCTTTGGAAGGATACCTGGAATTTATTAGAAGCCCAGCAGTATATTTAGATAATCCCGACGTAAATGCACCTTTGGAGAACCTGGACAAACTTTATCAGATTTGGGGAACTTTATGGGTAATTGTCATACTGTTAGAAGTTGCCGAACAAACAGGATATAACATAGAAGAACAACGTTTAGTAGGTAAAGATAAAACGGGAATTTTTGTTAGAGTTTTTCCCAACGGTCAACCAGTCCTTGTTTTAACTCATCCACAACATAAAACTATAGTTAAACTAATTCCTGAACGAACATATGGTACAAGTGGCGAACTCTACAGTTCTAGCTACACAAAACGTCCTGACATAGCTTTAGAAATACAGCTTTCAGATGGTTCACATTTCGTTTATATATTTGATCCCAAATATAAATTTGAAAGCGAAAATCCAGACACTATAAGTAGAGAAAGCAAGCCAACAAGACAGGATATCGACAAAATGCACGCTTACAGCCATGCAATTCGAGATAGAGACGGTCGGCAAGTGGTAAATTATGCTGCTATTCTTTACCCTGGTTCTTATATGCCTTACCCCAAAGCAGAAATTGAGGCTTTACCAGCTTATCCAGGTAATGAAGCCGAACTTAGAACACATTTGCATCGGATTTTAACTCAAGCTTTGAATTGGCGTTGCTGA
- a CDS encoding tetratricopeptide repeat protein, which yields MTEVTPHPECPFSHKTFELLRNFKNSSSKNFYLTHEEEFKEYIEKPLYQIYIHVLAQLPLQIIERLNINHTIEKYYTHGYIGYQLISKKQLCKFNDVYLFIDISQYNLFFGLIIYENSDARKNFIKNIQDKKIKELVLQHFHPIDDLNLLSKSTTKISKENRLSDWLGAVGWLKSATKNIQASKHLTPEKVLSFSSLEIIEHIRETLEMVFILFLVATEDNPIQQLKRYILKEDSIMANHDFNLGLKLYNKSAYTDAIIAFGFAIQKAPNLADAYTYQGKSKAKLGDINGAILDYNQLLLINPKNADAYYSRGHFYYNLDDYDKAILDYSQAISINTNYSLAYYHRGCAYLEFSAKLKAVALEIYEFVAQSSGSLFSVFGIKIIPLIVVFQKCDATQKVIEDLRIAINLFEKENDVENYEEAQGRLNTVHPGYSEPEFTVIYQDILSKKLQISENLLRRYHLALKTRKFVILSGISGTGKTWLTQAYAEAIGAKYDIVPVAPNWTTNEDLIGYLNPINRQYHHTKFSNFLEEANEEYEKAKANRHTPRPYHLVLDEMNLARVEYYFAKFLSVMEVRIRKGEAEIELAPNKKVLLPPNFYFIGTVNVDETTHSFADKIYDRAQMIELEIYRDDLEKYLIDVDYRDILM from the coding sequence ATGACAGAAGTTACGCCACATCCAGAGTGTCCATTTTCACATAAAACTTTTGAACTGCTAAGAAATTTTAAAAATAGTTCAAGTAAAAATTTTTATTTAACACATGAAGAAGAATTTAAAGAATATATTGAGAAACCTCTTTATCAAATTTATATTCATGTACTTGCTCAATTGCCACTACAAATAATAGAAAGACTGAATATAAATCACACTATAGAAAAATACTATACTCATGGCTACATAGGATATCAACTAATATCCAAAAAACAATTGTGTAAATTCAATGATGTTTACTTGTTTATAGATATTAGCCAATATAATCTATTTTTCGGATTGATAATATATGAAAATAGTGATGCTAGAAAAAATTTTATAAAAAATATTCAGGATAAAAAAATTAAGGAATTAGTTCTCCAACATTTTCACCCCATAGATGATTTAAACTTGCTCTCTAAATCAACTACTAAAATTAGTAAAGAAAATCGTTTATCTGATTGGCTTGGTGCAGTAGGTTGGCTAAAAAGTGCTACCAAGAATATTCAAGCTAGCAAGCATTTAACACCAGAAAAAGTATTATCTTTTTCTTCATTAGAAATAATTGAACATATAAGAGAAACATTGGAAATGGTGTTTATCTTATTTTTGGTTGCAACTGAAGATAATCCTATTCAACAACTTAAAAGATACATCTTAAAAGAAGATTCGATCATGGCTAATCATGATTTCAATCTAGGGTTAAAACTCTATAACAAATCTGCATATACAGATGCTATTATAGCATTCGGTTTTGCCATACAAAAAGCTCCAAATTTAGCAGATGCTTATACATATCAAGGGAAATCAAAAGCAAAGTTAGGAGATATTAACGGCGCGATATTAGACTATAATCAATTACTACTCATAAACCCTAAAAATGCTGACGCTTATTATAGTAGAGGACATTTTTATTACAACTTAGATGATTATGATAAAGCCATTCTTGATTATAGCCAAGCAATATCGATAAATACTAACTATTCTCTTGCTTATTATCACCGAGGATGTGCATATTTAGAATTCAGTGCAAAACTCAAAGCGGTAGCATTAGAAATTTATGAATTTGTAGCACAGTCTTCTGGTTCACTATTTTCAGTATTTGGAATTAAGATAATACCTCTAATTGTTGTATTTCAAAAATGTGATGCTACACAAAAAGTAATTGAAGATTTACGAATAGCAATAAATTTATTTGAGAAGGAAAATGATGTGGAAAATTATGAAGAAGCGCAGGGTCGTCTCAATACTGTTCATCCAGGCTATTCAGAACCAGAATTTACGGTAATTTACCAAGATATTTTGTCTAAAAAACTACAGATATCTGAAAATCTCCTCCGCCGTTATCATTTGGCTCTCAAAACAAGAAAATTTGTCATTCTGTCTGGAATCAGTGGAACAGGTAAAACTTGGTTAACTCAAGCATATGCTGAGGCTATTGGGGCTAAATATGATATAGTTCCTGTCGCTCCGAATTGGACTACTAATGAAGACTTAATAGGATATTTAAATCCTATAAATAGACAATATCACCATACAAAATTTAGTAATTTTTTAGAAGAAGCAAATGAAGAATATGAGAAAGCTAAAGCTAACAGACACACACCTAGACCTTATCATTTAGTTTTAGATGAAATGAACCTAGCACGAGTAGAGTATTATTTTGCAAAATTTCTCTCAGTCATGGAGGTACGTATACGTAAGGGAGAAGCAGAAATTGAACTTGCACCTAATAAAAAGGTATTATTACCTCCTAACTTTTATTTTATTGGCACAGTTAATGTAGATGAAACTACTCATAGCTTTGCTGATAAAATTTATGACCGAGCGCAAATGATTGAACTTGAGATTTATCGAGATGATTTAGAAAAGTATTTGATTGACGTGGATTATCGAGATATTTTGATGTAA